Proteins co-encoded in one Elusimicrobiota bacterium genomic window:
- a CDS encoding CDP-alcohol phosphatidyltransferase family protein: protein MKRDIYILPSIFTVTNIAAGFFSIHYSISSQFTAAAWAIIVAILMDIADGRIARSLHVESSFGLELDSLADFSSFGIAPSILMYQLVLKDMGKIGFAIAVFFVIASALRLARFNSKAQQNSGNMVTGSMTYFEGLPTTAAGGIIASFVLSYELFATGPELTAKTIPLLMKRMPMFFQTMPFLMVIISIFLISKIKYSNFKWLNFARPHSFQMLVLLIVAIILIFTYPQNTIFIIYILYFLSGIIGYLLRLIRIRKHE, encoded by the coding sequence ATGAAAAGAGACATTTATATTTTGCCAAGCATTTTTACAGTTACAAATATCGCCGCGGGCTTTTTTTCTATACATTATTCAATCTCATCGCAATTCACTGCTGCTGCCTGGGCGATTATCGTTGCTATTTTGATGGATATCGCAGACGGTAGAATCGCCCGCTCACTTCATGTTGAAAGTTCATTCGGGTTAGAACTTGATTCTCTGGCAGATTTTTCGTCGTTTGGGATTGCACCATCTATTCTGATGTATCAACTTGTGCTAAAAGATATGGGCAAAATCGGTTTTGCTATTGCAGTTTTTTTTGTGATTGCATCTGCACTCCGACTTGCACGGTTCAATTCAAAAGCACAGCAAAATAGTGGTAATATGGTTACCGGAAGCATGACATATTTTGAAGGGCTGCCAACAACCGCTGCTGGTGGAATCATCGCGTCATTCGTACTTTCATACGAACTTTTTGCAACAGGTCCGGAATTAACCGCAAAAACAATCCCACTATTGATGAAACGAATGCCAATGTTTTTTCAGACAATGCCATTCTTAATGGTTATCATCTCTATTTTTCTTATATCAAAAATAAAATACTCAAATTTCAAATGGTTAAATTTTGCCCGTCCGCACTCGTTTCAGATGCTGGTACTTTTGATTGTTGCAATTATTCTGATATTTACATATCCACAGAATACAATTTTTATAATCTATATTCTGTATTTTCTGTCTGGTATTATCGGCTATTTGTTGAGGTTGATTAGAATAAGGAAACACGAATAA
- the rpmG gene encoding 50S ribosomal protein L33, producing MREIIILACQKCKRRNYTTRKNKKTETEKLEIKKYCKFCKAHTIHKEIK from the coding sequence ATGAGAGAGATAATTATTTTGGCATGTCAGAAATGTAAAAGAAGAAATTATACTACAAGAAAAAACAAAAAAACAGAAACGGAAAAGTTAGAAATAAAAAAATACTGTAAATTCTGTAAAGCACATACCATCCATAAAGAAATAAAGTGA
- the secE gene encoding preprotein translocase subunit SecE, whose translation MIQKMIQFVKEAIEELKKVTWLGRKEVLASTVVIAILIIIVAIFIGLVDFILSMVVRWLLG comes from the coding sequence ATGATACAGAAAATGATTCAGTTTGTAAAAGAAGCGATAGAAGAGTTAAAAAAAGTAACCTGGCTTGGCAGGAAAGAAGTGCTTGCATCAACAGTTGTAATAGCAATCCTTATAATCATAGTCGCTATTTTTATAGGACTGGTTGATTTTATACTTTCTATGGTTGTTAGATGGCTATTGGGGTAG
- the nusG gene encoding transcription termination/antitermination protein NusG has protein sequence MAMKWYVVHTLTNYEEKAKQELEKQIANLNLTQKFGRVLIPTEEVVEIKKNKKIAKKRKYFPGYIFIEMEIDNETYWLVKNTTGVSTFLGGIRPIPLPDDEIKNVIDLVEAPPPLKPKPAIVFEKEETVRIIDGPFANFMGLIEEINEEKGKLKVMVSIFGRSTPVELDFLQVEKL, from the coding sequence ATTGCGATGAAATGGTATGTGGTTCATACATTGACAAATTACGAAGAGAAAGCAAAACAGGAGTTGGAAAAACAAATTGCTAATCTGAATCTTACACAAAAATTCGGTAGAGTATTGATTCCAACTGAAGAAGTGGTTGAAATCAAGAAGAATAAAAAAATCGCTAAAAAAAGGAAATACTTTCCAGGATACATATTCATAGAAATGGAAATAGATAACGAAACATATTGGCTTGTGAAAAACACAACCGGTGTTAGTACTTTTCTGGGCGGGATAAGGCCTATACCACTGCCCGACGATGAAATTAAGAATGTTATTGATTTAGTTGAGGCGCCGCCGCCATTAAAACCAAAACCAGCTATTGTGTTTGAAAAAGAGGAAACGGTAAGAATAATAGACGGACCTTTTGCGAATTTTATGGGATTGATTGAAGAAATTAACGAAGAAAAAGGGAAACTGAAAGTTATGGTTTCTATATTTGGTCGGTCAACACCTGTAGAGTTGGACTTCTTACAAGTAGAGAAATTATAA
- a CDS encoding phosphatidylserine decarboxylase, protein MVKAGFKYIFLFLIFSLIFFFVGGLLNYIFGSIFLILAIFCIYFFRDPTRKIGFDENQILSPADGTVFEISDIEESLVIKGRAKVVKIFLSVLDVHLQRAPISGKITYIKKESGKFLPANHPDAAVKNTQNLVGINGQMSIYIKQIAGIIAQKCELWVKLDDVIKQGEKIGLIHFGSQVDIYLPENIKLKVAVGNKVKAGITVIGEIIPEQ, encoded by the coding sequence ATGGTAAAAGCAGGTTTCAAATATATTTTTTTGTTTCTGATTTTTTCGTTGATATTCTTTTTTGTTGGTGGGTTACTTAACTATATTTTTGGCAGTATTTTTTTGATTCTGGCAATTTTCTGTATTTATTTTTTTAGAGACCCGACAAGAAAAATTGGTTTTGATGAAAACCAAATTCTATCACCTGCTGATGGAACTGTTTTTGAGATTTCTGATATTGAAGAATCGTTGGTTATTAAAGGTCGGGCAAAAGTTGTAAAAATTTTTCTATCGGTTCTTGATGTTCATTTGCAAAGAGCGCCTATTTCGGGAAAAATTACATATATAAAAAAAGAATCAGGAAAATTTTTGCCTGCTAATCATCCTGATGCAGCAGTAAAAAATACACAAAATCTCGTCGGCATAAATGGACAAATGTCCATTTATATAAAACAGATTGCCGGGATTATTGCTCAGAAATGCGAGCTTTGGGTTAAGTTAGACGATGTGATAAAACAAGGCGAAAAAATAGGGTTGATACATTTTGGCAGTCAGGTTGATATTTATTTGCCAGAAAATATAAAATTGAAAGTTGCAGTCGGCAATAAAGTAAAAGCAGGAATAACAGTTATAGGAGAAATAATACCTGAACAATGA
- a CDS encoding 2-isopropylmalate synthase — protein MEKIIIFDTTLRDGEQSPGASLNTKQKLEIAQQLSLLGVDVIEAGFPIASQGDFEAVSLIAKKIKDSVICGLARALKKDIDVCFDAVRYSKNHRIHTFLATSPIHMKYKLKMSPEEVFQTAIDAVKYAKNKTGGGDVEFSPEDAVRTEFDFLCRVVEAVIDAGATTVNIPDTVGYSIPSEFGELIAKLFLKVPNIHKAVISVHCHNDLGLATANSLSAIINGARQIECTINGLGERAGNASLEEVVMSLHTRKKIFAFETSIKTTEISKTSKLVSALTGMPIQPNKAIVGSNAFAHEAGIHQHGILTKASTYEIMTPQSIGLKESTLVLGKHSGRHAFDKKVQELGFKLSRRELENAFAEFKTLADKKKNIYDEDIITIIESGLLTEKQIYELKNVFVTSGTIVKPTAKIELKKGKKLFSASSTGDGPVDSSYKAIDKIVGLKLKLIDYSLKSVSIGKDAVGEASVKVEHKGKLFGGRGTSTDVIEASVKAYLSAINRILWHI, from the coding sequence ATGGAAAAGATAATTATTTTTGATACTACTTTAAGAGATGGTGAGCAATCACCCGGTGCGTCGCTTAACACCAAGCAGAAATTAGAAATCGCACAGCAACTATCGCTGCTTGGTGTGGATGTGATAGAAGCGGGTTTCCCAATCGCATCCCAAGGTGATTTTGAAGCGGTCTCGCTTATAGCAAAAAAAATTAAAGATTCTGTGATTTGTGGACTTGCCCGAGCATTAAAAAAAGATATTGATGTCTGCTTTGATGCAGTTAGATATTCTAAAAATCATCGGATACATACATTTTTAGCAACAAGCCCTATCCATATGAAGTATAAATTAAAAATGTCGCCTGAAGAAGTTTTTCAAACCGCTATTGATGCGGTAAAATATGCAAAAAATAAAACGGGGGGGGGTGATGTTGAATTCTCGCCTGAAGATGCAGTAAGAACTGAGTTTGATTTTCTCTGCCGAGTGGTTGAAGCGGTGATTGATGCAGGCGCTACAACGGTAAATATTCCTGATACCGTTGGCTATTCTATACCATCAGAGTTTGGTGAACTTATAGCAAAACTTTTTCTGAAAGTACCTAATATCCATAAAGCAGTAATTTCTGTTCACTGCCATAATGATTTAGGACTTGCAACCGCGAATTCGCTTTCTGCAATTATAAATGGTGCCAGACAGATTGAATGTACTATAAATGGGCTCGGCGAACGAGCCGGGAATGCATCACTTGAAGAAGTTGTAATGTCGCTTCATACGAGAAAAAAAATTTTTGCATTTGAGACATCTATAAAAACAACCGAAATCTCTAAAACATCTAAACTGGTTTCCGCACTCACAGGTATGCCAATCCAACCTAACAAGGCAATTGTCGGCAGTAATGCATTCGCACATGAAGCAGGTATTCATCAGCATGGAATTCTAACAAAGGCATCAACATATGAAATTATGACACCTCAATCAATCGGGCTGAAAGAATCTACACTTGTGTTAGGCAAACATTCGGGTCGGCATGCGTTTGACAAAAAAGTTCAGGAACTGGGTTTCAAATTAAGCCGAAGAGAACTTGAAAATGCATTCGCTGAATTCAAAACACTTGCGGATAAAAAGAAAAATATCTATGATGAAGATATTATAACAATTATTGAAAGCGGGCTTTTAACTGAAAAACAGATTTACGAGTTAAAAAATGTGTTTGTTACATCCGGTACAATAGTAAAACCAACTGCTAAAATTGAATTAAAAAAAGGTAAAAAATTGTTTTCAGCATCAAGCACTGGTGATGGTCCTGTAGATTCGTCATATAAAGCAATTGACAAAATTGTAGGGCTTAAGTTAAAACTCATAGATTATTCGTTGAAATCGGTTTCAATCGGCAAGGATGCCGTCGGAGAA
- the rplA gene encoding 50S ribosomal protein L1, whose amino-acid sequence MSKRTKENEQKFDKTKLYSLEEAVKILKQSASAKFDETVEIAVRLGIDPKQTDQAVRGTVLLPHGLGKTKKVVVIAKGEKLKEAETAGADFVGCEDIIDKISKGWLEFDAVVATPDTMKDLSKVGKILGPRGLMPNPKTGTVTFDIAKTVKEIKAGRVEFKNDPEGIVHSVVGKLSFDENKLVENAKAIISQILILKPASAKGQYINSIAVSSTMGPGIKVKSETDRG is encoded by the coding sequence ATGTCAAAACGAACTAAAGAAAACGAACAAAAATTTGATAAAACAAAATTGTATTCACTGGAAGAAGCGGTAAAAATTCTGAAACAGTCGGCATCAGCAAAATTTGATGAAACAGTAGAAATTGCTGTTCGGCTGGGAATTGACCCAAAACAAACAGACCAGGCAGTTCGTGGTACTGTTTTACTTCCACATGGGCTTGGCAAAACAAAAAAGGTTGTAGTAATAGCAAAAGGTGAAAAACTAAAAGAGGCTGAAACAGCCGGTGCGGATTTTGTTGGCTGTGAGGATATTATTGATAAAATTTCAAAAGGCTGGCTGGAATTTGATGCTGTTGTCGCAACACCCGATACAATGAAAGACCTATCAAAAGTCGGCAAAATTTTAGGTCCTCGCGGGCTTATGCCAAATCCTAAAACGGGAACTGTAACATTTGATATAGCAAAAACTGTGAAAGAAATTAAAGCAGGCAGAGTAGAGTTCAAAAATGACCCGGAGGGGATTGTTCATTCTGTTGTAGGCAAACTTTCGTTTGATGAAAACAAACTGGTTGAGAATGCAAAAGCAATAATTTCACAGATTCTTATACTAAAACCAGCATCAGCAAAAGGGCAGTACATAAATAGTATCGCAGTTTCATCTACGATGGGTCCGGGAATAAAAGTTAAATCAGAGACAGATAGGGGATAG
- a CDS encoding cyclic nucleotide-binding domain-containing protein has translation MKISENEMLNLIRTLRKLEFFAGFTSAEVDTVLSTVDKKSYRKGEIIIKQGDHGRFFFIINSGKVAVFINNERKSNVKIGELGAGDYFGETSLITHSPVGATVKAEENTEAFVLYKSDIELVIKKNPSAAQHMKETIERRKEMTSYEINRSPEKKNFFAKFYGLFKK, from the coding sequence ATGAAAATATCAGAAAATGAAATGCTTAATCTTATAAGAACACTTCGCAAACTTGAATTTTTTGCTGGATTTACATCCGCCGAAGTTGACACGGTTCTTTCTACGGTAGATAAAAAATCATACAGAAAAGGCGAAATAATAATAAAACAAGGTGACCATGGCAGATTCTTTTTCATAATAAATTCAGGAAAAGTTGCTGTATTCATAAATAACGAACGAAAAAGCAATGTGAAAATTGGTGAACTTGGTGCTGGAGATTATTTTGGCGAGACATCACTCATCACGCATTCGCCAGTAGGGGCGACCGTCAAAGCGGAAGAAAACACAGAAGCATTTGTGCTATATAAATCGGATATAGAACTGGTTATAAAAAAAAATCCATCTGCTGCCCAGCATATGAAAGAAACAATTGAACGACGAAAAGAAATGACAAGTTATGAAATAAACCGCAGCCCAGAAAAAAAGAATTTTTTTGCAAAATTTTACGGATTGTTTAAGAAATAG
- the rplK gene encoding 50S ribosomal protein L11 yields the protein MAKKVKTQVKLQIPAGAANPAPPVGPALGQHGVNIMDFCKQFNEKTKSLEAGMLVPVIITIYDDRSFTFITKVPPVSALLKKACGIAKAAGDQKQKIAKITKKQIEDIAKQKMPDLNTTTLESAIKIVEGTAKSMGIEITAS from the coding sequence ATGGCTAAAAAAGTAAAAACACAGGTAAAACTTCAAATTCCAGCAGGTGCTGCAAATCCGGCACCACCAGTAGGTCCTGCATTAGGGCAGCACGGTGTCAATATTATGGATTTTTGTAAGCAGTTTAATGAAAAAACAAAATCGCTTGAAGCAGGAATGCTTGTCCCAGTAATAATTACCATATATGATGATAGGTCATTTACATTTATTACTAAAGTGCCACCTGTTTCAGCACTTCTGAAAAAAGCATGTGGTATCGCAAAAGCAGCAGGAGACCAGAAACAGAAAATTGCAAAAATCACCAAAAAACAGATTGAAGATATTGCAAAACAGAAAATGCCTGATTTGAATACAACTACACTTGAATCAGCAATAAAAATAGTAGAAGGTACCGCAAAATCAATGGGGATAGAGATAACAGCAAGTTAA